ACTACAGtgacttaaaaaattaagtagtGCAGTAGGTGATGCTGGCATCGATTCAGCTTCTCAGTGATGACATCTAGTGATGACAACTAgttcctttttctgcatcattaACCTTAGCAAGTTGACATTCAGTCTTATGCTTGTCGTCTCTTAATTGCCAGATGGCTGCCTCAGCTCCAGATATCACTTCCACATTCAAGGTAGAATTAAGAGGGAAGTACAGGGCCAGCCACATTAGTCTCCATTTTATCAGGAAAGCAGAAACTTTCCTAGAAACCTGCTCATGAGACTTCTACATAGGTATCATTGGTCAAAACTGGATTGCATGGATACCTTTAGTTGCAGAAGAGCTGGAGAAAATCAGAATAGAACTGTCAGGTGCCCTTAGACTACAGATGGGCAAACAACAACCAAATCTGGACcacagcctgtttttgtaaataaagtgtgGTCTCAACACAGCCACACACATTCATTTATGTACCGTCTCTGGCTGTTTTCATGCAACAGCGGCAGAGTTGTGGCAAAGAGTCAAGGGTCTGCCAAGTCTAATTATTTACTATCTGCCCTTCTGCAGAAACGTTTACCAATTTCTGCCATAAGCCACTCATGAGCCATCACCTAGGTTAGGCACTTCTCTTCTGAAAACAAAACTGGGAGAGCCTCAAGAGCAACAAGAAGAGGACACTGTCATTGGGTAGGCCACTAACATTATCTTCCAGACACAGCCACTGTTACTTGTTTTAGATGAGGAGATTGAAGACCAGAAAGGGAAGTAAACTGCCCAAGGACTCAAGTTGAATGAGTACGGTCCAAGTTCAACTAAGGGCTCTCTGAATTCATGGTTTTCTGATCATATCCTGTTTTTGtgagttttcccatctgtgaaggAGCTGTGAGATACTCACCTGTTATTCAATTCAGTTCTTAAATGAGTTGTACAAAAGGGCAGAGGGCCAATGGATCTATCTTAATAGGTTCGCAAGATAATTAAgcatttacttttaaattgtatttttttcaaagatttaatttatttgacagagagagagcaatcacaagcagggggagtggcaggcagaggagaggaagaagcagccgCCCACCCCTgctccactgagccaggagcctgatgtgggactcgatcccaggaccctgggatcatgacctgagccgaaggcagatgcttaaccgaccgagccacccaggcgccccttaaattgtattttaatactCATTTCCCATCTGATTCTCTTTCAACTACGCGTATACACAAGCTGATAGACCCTGATCTACTTTAGATAggtttttctcatcttttctcccCAGCACTTGACATAGTGCCTATCACGTAATGAGGGCTCAATACATTTGTTTGTCATACCCCCTACTCCATAATGTCTCACACCAAGTAAATATATGCCATTCATGGTTGCATATATTATGTCCCCGGTGAGGCTGTTAATTACATCAGTGGATACCCACTGTGCAGTCAACGTAGACAGAATGACAGAATGacatccctgcccccacccttggCCCCTTGGAACTGAAAGTGATTGCAGTTGTGGTATTTAAGGGCAGCAGGAGTCACCTTTGGCCTGGCCGGCCAATGTCATTTGTTTGTGGCCACAGCATCCATGTCAAGCTCGGGCTTCAAACTTGGGCTGCCTCTGTCCcttcatttcctctgcctggaaacaAGAGCATGAGGAGTACAAGAGCCAAGAACAGCATACTCTGGGACAAAGGAAAAGGGCAAAGCTTTGAGACGACGAAAAAGAGGGCTTTCACAAATccgtgtttcttcttttttcctctccttttctccacaacTCAATCTAAGGGGAACCGGGAGATACCACGTCCCTTCTTCCCATCTTCCATTCCAGAAATCTTAGGCTTCCTCAAATGCTCTCCACCTCTCTTGCTTGCAGGAATTAGCCATTTCTTTAGCCTGGAAGAcccttcttctcccccacccccttcaccctCATCAAGCTAACTCCACTTCTGAGGACTGACTTTGGAGTCGTCTTTCTCCAGAAGGCCTTCCTCCATTAGTTGACAATGCCCCCTGATATCACAGCCATAGCCTTCTGTGCACTGGACCTAATTGTCTGCCTCTTTGTCTCTCGTATGAGTCTAGAAGCAAAACCGATGAGGGGCCACATCCGGCTTATCCTCCACGCTCAGTTAATAACCGGCAAAGCAAAGAATGAAGAACAGGACGAAGAATTCATCGAGCTCCTCGGCCTTCCCCTGGACTCCTACCCACCTGTGATTCCCTCTTCCTGGAGGTTTCTATTTGCTCCTCAGACTGAGGAAACTGTTAAGCTGAACAAGTATCTTTGTTTGGAGATTGTATCTGCGTCCTTCACCACAGGGTGTCATTTTCGTCCATCTCTCCAGCCAGGCATTCCTCAACTGCCAGAGCTGCGCACCTCAGCTCTTGAAGTGGTGGAGCCTGGCGTCCTGGACAGAGAGCAAAAGCTCCAATGTAATCTCGCCTTCTTTCAGGGCCGCTGACCAgagggaacaacaacaacaaaaaagcactGATTGGGCTCTCCTGATGCAGACCAGCCAGTGGCTCTGTAGTTTCCTTCTGTGTTTAGAATTCCTTATCTGGCCTTGCTAGCAAATCAGCAAGCCTGCAGGTCAATGCGGGATTATCTCCAGAGCTGGTGCTTCAAAGAGATCGGTGCACACCATTCCCCTGGGTCAGATAGCTGTGTCCGCGAGAGGCCCCGCGTAATTGGGAGCACTCAGCTCCACACATAACACAACCCATtagctgttttttaaaagcaaggtttatttttatttcttcccattaTAAAGTGAATCAGTGCTCATTATTAGAAAAtctggcaaaaaaacaaaaagtggaaagaaaaaaaattccttaacgATTTAGCATATTTGATAGGTCTTGCTTTAAGTCTTTTACTAGGTTACTTCTTCAATAGTTGTGATTATATACGTTTTGCAATAAGTATAAATTTGTATTctggctttttttaaatttaaaaatagaataggaatatttccctgattttttccattcttggataaataaaatttccatagTAGCATAATATGTATCATTGATTAATTTGTTTCACTGTTTCCTCATTGTTAGGTATTTACATGGGTTCCAGTACTTTTCATCTGAATTGTCATGAATGCCATTGAGCATAAGGTCTTTTCTATATGTTTAATTCTTTCCTTAGGCTGGATTCCCAGGAGAGATCAAATGATAGGAATATTTAAGTTCTTGGCTTATATCACAGGACGATTTGATAGAAAGTTTCTACCAGCTTATGCTTGTGTCAGCATGTTAGAGAACGCCAGTATATTTCACCCTAACCAAAACTAGATAGTCTCCTTTGATATTGTATAGTTTTCTTacttgataggaaaaaaaaaatcatcagaggTGTAACTTGcatttcttccattatttatGAGGTTAAGTATTTTTTCTCAAGTAAGTGTTTCTTCTTGGACATCATCATCTATTTATATCCTTTTTCCCCATCTTCATTTGGTCCTTGAATagttttcttgttaattttcatGTGCATTAATTCTTATCTtacatatatactataaataccatcttttcatttgttgttttccatttcattttggtttgtttaGGATACAGAATAACATTTTTTGTACTTCAATGTATTGCTTTTTAACTTCACGTTATCTTTTGTGACTTTGACACTTAAATAGCCTTCCTCCCAGATATTGGAtaaccattcttttctttgtttgctttgattatgtttgtttgtttggctcaGGAGGGTAGTGATTAAGACCGAAAAATCTAGAGTGAGACTTCCTGAACTCAAATAccagctctaccacccaccagctctACAATGTGggtcaagttacttaaactcacagcacctcaattttctcatgtgCAAAATGGGGACACTAATGTACATGCAACTCACACAGTTGCTATGATGATTAAATTTGGTAatatactggggtgcctgggtggctcagtcagttaagcatctgactcctgatttcagctcaggtcttgatctcggggtcgtgagttcaagctccatgttgggctccacactgggcatggagcctacttagcaaaaacaaaataaaattaaaaattaggtaatatatgtaaagcacttagaactgTTCTTAGAGGCTTATAGTAAGTGCTATGGAAGTGCTgtctattaatatttaattattgtaGATTTATATTGTTTTAGAATCTGTTAGAGCTACAGtctcttttcctgttttaaaaaattgcttattttttaaaagtttcttggaTAGTTGTACCTACTTGCTTTTCAGGATGAAATTTCAGTCATGTTCCGAAGAAGATTTCCAATGAGAATTGTAGGGGCCTGCTTCGTCTACTTTTATGTGGCCTCTACAAATCTGTATAGCATGGTCAGAGGCAGGGGTGTTGCGGTTAAGAGTAGGAATTAAAGCATCAGATACACCTGGGTTTGTGTGCATCTCAGTTCTGTCCCTTTCTAGCAGACAGGTTACTTCCCTGAGatttagtttccttatctctaaaacaaaacagaagtagTAATAATAGAAATTGC
Above is a genomic segment from Halichoerus grypus chromosome 11, mHalGry1.hap1.1, whole genome shotgun sequence containing:
- the LOC118547070 gene encoding uncharacterized protein LOC118547070, translated to MCPGVPALACSKHCLLGERWKKPLPRAEAFPVNSFSFPGMELIAEAKPMRGHIRLILHAQLITGKAKNEEQDEEFIELLGLPLDSYPPVIPSSWRFLFAPQTEETVKLNKYLCLEIVSASFTTGCHFRPSLQPGIPQLPELRTSALEVVEPGVLDREQKLQCNLAFFQGR